The window GGGTGGAGCCGGGCGCGGAGGCGTCGATCGCCTCCGCGCCGTGGACCGTCAGTCCGGCCGCCGCCTCCGCGCTCCCCAGGTCCTGGGTCACGGTCACGCGTTGCCCCCCGCCTGCTGGGCTGCCTGGGCGTTGTCCTGGGCCGCCGCGTTGGGCTGGCTGGCACCCTTGGCCGCTGCCTCGAGCGACTTGCGTACGCCGTCGAGCAGTTCCTCCCAGCTCGCCTCGAACTTCTCCACGCCCTCGCGCTCCAGCGTTTCGATCACGTCGTCGAAGTCGATGCCGACCTTGCCGAGGTCGGCGAAGACCTTGCGGGCGGCGTCGAACGAGCCGGTGATGGTGTCACCCCGGGTCTCGCCGTGGTCGGCGTACGCGTGGATGACCGCTTCCGGCATGGTGTTGACCGTACCGGGCGCGACCAGTTCCTCGACGTAGATCACGTCGCGGTAGTCCGGGTTCTTCGTGGAGGTGGAGGCCCAGAGCGGGCGCTGCGGGTGCGCACCGGCGTCGGCGAGCGCCTGCCAGCGGTCGGAGGAGAAGACCTCGGTGTAGCGCTCGTAGGCGAGCTGGGCGTTGGCGACAGCGGCCTTGCCCTTGAGTGCCTTCGCCTCGGCCGAGCCGATCTTCTCCAGCCGCTTGTCGACCTCGGAGTCGACGCGGGAGACGAAGAACGAGGCGACCGAACCGATCTTGGTCAGGTCGTGCCCGTTCGCCTTCGCCTGCTCCAGGCCGGCCAGGAAGGCCTCCATCACCTGCGAGTAGCGGTCCAGCCCGAAGATCAGCGTGACGTTGACGCTGATCCCCTCGGCCAGGGTCGCGGTGATCGCCGGCAGGCCGGCCTCGGTCGCCGGGATCTTGATGTAGAGGTTCGGCCGGTCGACCAGCCACCAGAGCGACTTCGCCTCGGCGACGGTCTTCTCGGTCTCGTACGCGAGCCGCGGGTCGACCTCGATCGACACCCGCCCGTCCACCCCGGCCGAGCTGTCGTACGCCGGGCGCATCACGTCGGTGGCCCACCGGACGTCGTACGTGGTCAGCATGCGTACGGCCTCTTCCACGGAAACACCGCGGACGGCCAGGTCACGCAACTGCCAGTTGTACTCGTCGGCGTCGCTGAGCGCCTTGGCGAAGATCGTCGGGTTCGTGGTGACCCCGACCATGTGCTTCTCGCGTCGCAGCTGATCCAGCCCGCCGGAGCTGAGCCGCACCCTTGAAAGATCATCGAGCCAGACCGCGACACCCGCCGCGCTGAGCTCACCCAACCTGTCCGTCATGTGCTGACCTTCTCTCAGTTACCGGTGGTGGAACCAGTGATCTCGCCGACCTTCGCCAGCGACGCGTGTGCGGCGGCGACGATGTGGTCGGGAGTGAAGCCGAACTGCTCGAACAGGACCGTGTGCGGTGCGCTCGCACCGTAGTGTTCCAGGCTCACGCTCTCGCCGAGGTCGCCGACCAGGTGACGCCAGGACATGGCGATGCCGGCCTCGACGCTGACCCGGGCCTTGACGGCGCGCGGGAGGACCGACTCGCGGTACGCCGAGTCCTGCTCCTGGAACCACTCCTGGCACGGCATCGACACGACCCGGGTCGGGGTGCCGGCCGCCTCCAGGCGGTCCCGGGCGGTGAGGCAGAGCTGCACCTCGGAGCCGGTCCCGATGAGGATCACGTCGGGCTGCGCGGTGGACGCCTCGGCCAGCACGTAACCGCCCTTGGCCGTGCCCTCGGCGGGGGCGAGGGTCTCCCGGTCGAGGGTCGGCAACGGCTGCCGGCTCAGCGCCAGCGCGGCCGGACGGTCGGTGTTGGTCAGCGCCTGCCGCCAGGCCCACGCGGTCTCGTTGGCGTCGGCCGGCCGGATCACGTCCAGGCCGGGGATGGCGCGCAGCGTGGAGAGGTGCTCGACCGGCTGGTGGGTCGGGCCGTCCTCGCCGAGGCCGATCGAGTCGTGCGTCCAGACGTAGGCGACCGGCAGCTTCATCAGCGCGGCGAGCCGTACCGATGGGCGCATGTAGTCGCTGAAGACCAGGAACGTGCCGCCGTAGGGGCGGGTGCCGCCGTGCAGCGCGATGCCGTTGAGGATCGCGCCCATGGCGTGCTCACGGATGCCGAAGTGCAGGGTGCGGCCGTACTCGTGACCGGGGAAGTCCTTGGTCGCGTACTCGGCCGGGATGAACGACGGCTCGCCCTTCATCGTGGTGTTGTTGCTCTCGGCCAGGTCGGCCGAGCCGCCCCAGAGTTCGGGCAGCACCGGGGCGAGCGCCTCCAGTACCTTGCCCGAGGCGGCCCGGGTGGCGACGCCCTTGGCGTCCGCCGGCCACGTCGGCAGCGCGTCGGTCCAGCCGTCGGGCAGCGTACGGGTGGAGAGGCGGTCGTGCAGCGCCTTGCGCTCGGGGTTCGCCTTCGCCCACGCCTCGTACGCCTTGTTCCACTCGGCGTGCTCGGCCTGGCCCCGCTCGACGGTGCCCCGGGCGTGCGCGAGCACCTCGTCGGCGACGGCGAAGTTCTGCGCCGGGTCGAAGCCGAGGATCTTCTTGGTGGCGGCGACCTCGTCGGCACCGAGCGCCGAACCGTGGATCTTGCCGGTGTTCTGCTTGTTCGGCGCGGGCCACCCGATGATGGTGCGCAGCGCGATGAACGAGGGCCGGTCGGTGTTCTCCTTGGCGGCGTTCAGCGCGGCGTAGAGCGCCTCGACGTCCTCGTGGTAGTCGCCCTTGTCGGCGTCACCGGCGCGCCAGTCGACGGTCTGCACGTGCCAGCCGTACGCGGCGTACCGCGCGGTGACGTCCTCGCTCTTGGCGATCCGGGTGTCGTCCTCGATCGAGATCTCGTTGTCGTCGTAGATCAGTACGAGGTTGCCGAGCTTCTGGTGCGCGGCGAGGGAGCTGGCCTCGTGGCTGATGCCCTCCTCGATGTCGCCGTCCGAGGCGATGCACCAGATGTGGTGGTCGAAGACGGACTGGCCGGGCTCGGCATCCGGGTCCAGCAGGCCGCGTTCGCGGCGGGCCGCCATCGCCATCCCGACCGCGTTGCCGATTCCCTGGCCGAGCGGGCCGGTGGTGGTCTCGACGCCGACGGTGTGACCGTGCTCGGGGTGGGCCGGGGTGAGCGAACCCCACTGGCGCAACGACTTCAGGTCATCCAGGCCGAGCCCGTACCCGCTCAGATAGAGCTGGATGTAGAGGGTGAGGCTGGAGTGGCCGGCGGAGAGGACGAACCGGTCCCGACCCGGCCAGGCCGCGTCGGTGGGGTCGTGCTTCAGCAGCCGGTTGAAAATCAGGTACGCGGCCGGCGCCAGGCTCATCGCCGTGCCGGGGTGGCCGTTGCCGGCTTTCTCCACGGCATCCATGGCCAGCACACGAACGGTATCGACGGCCCGACGATCGAGGTCGGACCAGTTCAGCGGAGATTGCGCGGGTCGTTTGGCAGCCACGATCGTTTGTGCTCCTAGGCAGTGGTCGGAACCCTCTGGGATGACCCTAGCGACCCGGGCTAAACGTGCGCCCGGGGATCCAGATGCCGATACTCTCGACCCGGCCGATTCGCTTGCGCGGGCGCGTCGCGAGATGTGACCGCCCGCACCCTTGACGGGTCGCCCGGTCAGCCAAAAGGGCGACGCGTAGGCTGTCGCTCGGCGTGCTGACCTTGCCAGGTCGCCGTCGAAATCCGATCTCCCGCCTCGATGCCGGAAGGTGGCAATCCGTGAGCACGATCACCGAGCGACCGGTCGCCACCAGCCCTGCGGGGGAGCCGGAGGCCGAAACGCCGGCCGGCTCGGTCACCGGGGGTCGTGACCTCGGCGCGGTGGTCCGGTCGTACGTCTCGCTCACCAAGCCCCGGATCGTCGAGCTGCTGCTGGTGACGACGGTGCCGGCGATGATGCTGGCGGCGCGCGGGCTGGGGTCGATCTGGCTGATCGTGGTGGTGCTGGTCGGCGGGTCGCTGGCCGCGGGTGCCGCCAACGCGTTGAACTGCTACATCGACCGTGACATCGACCAGTTGATGCGGCGTACCAAGCGGCGTCCGCTGCCGACGCACACGGTGGCGCCGCGCAGCGCGCTGATTTTCGGTCTGACCCTGGCCGTGGTGTCGGTGGTCCTGATGGCGGTCTTCACCAACTGGCTCGCCACCGCGCTGACCCTGGGCGCGATCGTCTACTACGACCTCGTCTACACCATGTGGCTCAAGCGCACCACGCCGCAGAACACGTTCTGGGGCGGGATCTGCGGTGCGGCACCGGTGCTGATCGGCTGGGCCGCGGTGACCGGTTCGCTGTCGCCGGCCGCATGGGCGCTGTTCGCGCTGGTCTTCTTCTGGCAGATGCCGCACTTCTACGCCCTGGCCATCAAGTACAAGGACGACTACGCGCGGGCGGGCATCCCGATGCTGCCTGTGGTGGCGTCGATCCGGCGGGTCGGCATCGAGATCGTCGCCTTCTCCTGGCTGACCGTGGCCGCCTCGCTGGCGGCCTGGCCGGTGAGCCCGGAGCTGGGCCCGATCTACGGCGGTACGGCCGTGGTGGTCGGGGCGATCTTCCTGCTGGAGGCGCACCGGTTGCAGAGCCGGGGCCGCCGGGGTGAGCCGCTCAAGCCGATGCGGCTGTTCCACTGGTCGACCACGTACCTGACGATCCTGTTCGTCGCGGTCGCGCTCGACGCCCTCGTCTGAGCGCGCCCACGGCGCCCGGATTCTTCGGCGCAACTGATCGACCATGATAAATCGCGCTGATCGACCTGATTAAATCTGATCCGCCCGGTATGCCGAGAGCCGCCCTATTGGCGAGCTGAGTCGAGTCGACTCAAGGGCGACAGTGATTTGCCCTGGTTCATCCCATAATGATGAACCCCTATAACGGATAAATGGGCATAAACCACCTGTGCTTCTCCTTAAACTGATAGGTAATTGGCATCACATATTCCTGACAACCGACCAGCATGTGAGGCGACCTCTGCTTAGGCTTCGGCTCATGGCAGATGGTTCCGATACGACGCTGACGAGTGAAGAGACCGTCGCGACCCCGGCTCCGAGCGGTCTGGTAGCCGGCATCAAGACGTTCGCCGCCGGACACGGCGGCGCGAAGGCGGTCATCGAATACGTCGGCAAGCGGGGAGCGCGCATCGTCCTGGTCGGCGAGGACGGCGTGTGGGCGGACCAGTTCGCGGACGGCACCGATGTCGCCCGACTGGCCTGCGAGAAGGCGGGCGTGACGGTGGAGAACGAATGGGAGCGGGAACTGATGGACCAGATGCGGCCGAGCAACGACCTGTGGCGGTCGATGGCCCGGCGCGTGATGGCCCGTTGACAACCTTGTCCGATATCCACGGCGCGACCCGGGGGGAGCCCCGGGTCGCTCTTGTTACCTGTGCCGAGCTGGGCGACCTGGATCCGGACGACCGGCTGGTGCTCGGGCCGCTGACCGCCCGGGGCGTACGGGCGCAACCGGCGGTCTGGGACGACCCCGGTGTCGACTGGGCCGCGTACGACCTCGTGGTGCTCCGCTCGCCCTGGGACTACGCCCCACGCCGGGACGAGTTCGTCGGCTGGGCGGCCACCGTGCCGCACCTGGCCAACCCGGCCGAGGTGGTCCGCTGGAACACCGACAAGCGGTACCTGTCCGAGCTGAGCGACGCGGGCGTCCCGGTGGTGCCGACCGTCTGGGTCGAGCCGGGCGGGCCCTGGGAGCCGCCGTCGACCGGCGAGTACGTGATCAAACCCGCGATCAGCGCCGGCAGCCTGGACACCGGCCGTTACGACCTGTCCGACCCCGGCGTACGCGACCTGGCTCGGCGGCACGTCGACCGGCTCGGGGCGGCCGGGCGGCTGACCATGGTGCAGCCGTACCTGAGCGCGGTGGACACGGTCGGGGAGACGGCGCTGCTGTTCCTCGCCGGCCCGGACGGGCTCTCGTTCAGCCACGCGATCTGCAAGGGCGCGATGCTGACCGGGCCGGACCTGGACACCCCCGAGCTGTTCCGGCCAGAGAAGATCACTCCCCGCACCCCCGGCGCGGCCGAGCGGGCCGTGGCGGACCGGGTCCTGGCTGCCCTGCCCGGCGGCACCGATCGGCTGCTCTACGCCCGGGTGGACCTGATTCCCGGCCCGGACGGCGCCCCGGTGCTGGTCGAGGTCGAGCTGACCGAGCCGTCGCTGTTCCTGGGCCACGACCCCGGCGCCGCCGACCGCCTCGCCGACGCGATCCTCACCCGCCTCACCTGACCCACCACGCGCGCCCTGCGCGCCCCGCGCCACGGTCGAACGAGTGCCCGTCCGGAGTACGGACGGGCACTCATTTACGTGAAAGCGGGGCAACGGGCGCGACCGGTACGGAAGTGTGGGCGCCAGGAGTGCGAGCGACCACCGGCGCCCCGACCGATCGGGCGGGCGACCGGGGTCGCCGGACGGCCGGAGTCAGCGGGACAGGGCGGGGGCGGGCGTGGCGGAGGCGACGGTGTGGTCGACGGCGACGGCCGGGACGGCGGGCAGCCGTTCCCTGGTCGCCCAGAGCACCGACAGCGTCGCCAGCCAGACCAGGCACGCCCCGAGCATGTGCGCGCCGACCAGCAGCGCGGGCAGGTTCGTCAGGTACTGCACGACGCCGATCAGCCCCTGGCCCAGCTCCACCGCGAGCAGGACCGCCGCGGCGCGTACCGCGATCGGCCGGGCGCCGGCCGCGCGCAGCGCGAGCAGCAGGCCCACGGTGAGGCCGACGAGCAGGAAGACCACGTCGGCGTGGAACTGGGAGATGGCCTGGGAGTCGAGCCCGTTGCGGGCGGCGGCGGCGTCACCGGCGTGCGGTCCGCTGCCGGTGACCAGCACACCGACCACGATCACCGCGCCACTGACCGCCGTGGTGAGCCAGGCCAGCGTCCGGGCCGGTCGGGGCACGGTCAGCCGGGCCGGGCCGTCCTCCTCGCCCACCCGACGCCAGAACGCGTACGTGGAGAGCAGCAGGAGCATCGAGACGATGAAGTGGACGCCGACCACACCCGGGTTCAGGTGCATCCGTACGGTGATCCCGCCGATCACCGCCTGCGCCGCGATGCCGAGCAGGACCGCCCCGGCGAGCAGCACCAGGGACCGGCGGCGGGGCCGGTACAGCAGTGCCGCGATCAGCCCGGCGAGGGCGATCAGCCCGACCACGCCGGTGAGCGTACGGTTGCCGAACTCGATCGCCCCGTTGATGCCCAGCGCCGGTGTGGTGGTGTACGACTCGTCGGTGCAGCGGGGCCAGGTGGGGCAGCCGAGCCCGGACCCGGTGAGCCGTACGGCGCCCCCGGTGACCACGATGCCGACGTTGGCGACCACCGAGGCGAGCGCGAGGCGGCGCAGGAGCGGAAGGCTGACCGTAGGGCGGCCGAATCGGTTCACGGCGGCAATCCTACGTAGCGTAGTGGTGGGCCCCGACGGCGACCGGCGCAAACCGGTGGTCCGGATCACTCGCGGTACGGTTTGCGGTCGTCTCGGGAAATACGTAACGTTGGCGTAGTGAAAAACATGGCGGCGCTCTCTGAGCACGATCCGGTGGCCGATCCGGCCGCTGGTGCCACCATGTCTCCGCAGAACCCTTCCATGATCGCTGATCGCACCCGCGACCGGGTCACCCACCTGTTGCTCGCGCACGGCGCGTCCACCGCCGCCGAACTCGGCACGGCGCTCGGGCTCAGCCCGGCGGCGATCCGCCGGCACCTGGACGCGATGCTGGCCGACGGCGACGTGACCTCCCGTGAGCAGCCCCTGCGCGGCCACCGTGGCCGGGGCCGCCCGGCGCGGGTGTTCATGCTCACGGATTCGGCGAAGGTCCGTTGCGGCACCCACACCTACGACGGCATGGCCACCGCCGC of the Micromonospora sp. NBC_01796 genome contains:
- the tal gene encoding transaldolase translates to MTDRLGELSAAGVAVWLDDLSRVRLSSGGLDQLRREKHMVGVTTNPTIFAKALSDADEYNWQLRDLAVRGVSVEEAVRMLTTYDVRWATDVMRPAYDSSAGVDGRVSIEVDPRLAYETEKTVAEAKSLWWLVDRPNLYIKIPATEAGLPAITATLAEGISVNVTLIFGLDRYSQVMEAFLAGLEQAKANGHDLTKIGSVASFFVSRVDSEVDKRLEKIGSAEAKALKGKAAVANAQLAYERYTEVFSSDRWQALADAGAHPQRPLWASTSTKNPDYRDVIYVEELVAPGTVNTMPEAVIHAYADHGETRGDTITGSFDAARKVFADLGKVGIDFDDVIETLEREGVEKFEASWEELLDGVRKSLEAAAKGASQPNAAAQDNAQAAQQAGGNA
- the tkt gene encoding transketolase, which gives rise to MAAKRPAQSPLNWSDLDRRAVDTVRVLAMDAVEKAGNGHPGTAMSLAPAAYLIFNRLLKHDPTDAAWPGRDRFVLSAGHSSLTLYIQLYLSGYGLGLDDLKSLRQWGSLTPAHPEHGHTVGVETTTGPLGQGIGNAVGMAMAARRERGLLDPDAEPGQSVFDHHIWCIASDGDIEEGISHEASSLAAHQKLGNLVLIYDDNEISIEDDTRIAKSEDVTARYAAYGWHVQTVDWRAGDADKGDYHEDVEALYAALNAAKENTDRPSFIALRTIIGWPAPNKQNTGKIHGSALGADEVAATKKILGFDPAQNFAVADEVLAHARGTVERGQAEHAEWNKAYEAWAKANPERKALHDRLSTRTLPDGWTDALPTWPADAKGVATRAASGKVLEALAPVLPELWGGSADLAESNNTTMKGEPSFIPAEYATKDFPGHEYGRTLHFGIREHAMGAILNGIALHGGTRPYGGTFLVFSDYMRPSVRLAALMKLPVAYVWTHDSIGLGEDGPTHQPVEHLSTLRAIPGLDVIRPADANETAWAWRQALTNTDRPAALALSRQPLPTLDRETLAPAEGTAKGGYVLAEASTAQPDVILIGTGSEVQLCLTARDRLEAAGTPTRVVSMPCQEWFQEQDSAYRESVLPRAVKARVSVEAGIAMSWRHLVGDLGESVSLEHYGASAPHTVLFEQFGFTPDHIVAAAHASLAKVGEITGSTTGN
- a CDS encoding heme o synthase, encoding MSTITERPVATSPAGEPEAETPAGSVTGGRDLGAVVRSYVSLTKPRIVELLLVTTVPAMMLAARGLGSIWLIVVVLVGGSLAAGAANALNCYIDRDIDQLMRRTKRRPLPTHTVAPRSALIFGLTLAVVSVVLMAVFTNWLATALTLGAIVYYDLVYTMWLKRTTPQNTFWGGICGAAPVLIGWAAVTGSLSPAAWALFALVFFWQMPHFYALAIKYKDDYARAGIPMLPVVASIRRVGIEIVAFSWLTVAASLAAWPVSPELGPIYGGTAVVVGAIFLLEAHRLQSRGRRGEPLKPMRLFHWSTTYLTILFVAVALDALV
- a CDS encoding ATP-grasp domain-containing protein; translated protein: MSDIHGATRGEPRVALVTCAELGDLDPDDRLVLGPLTARGVRAQPAVWDDPGVDWAAYDLVVLRSPWDYAPRRDEFVGWAATVPHLANPAEVVRWNTDKRYLSELSDAGVPVVPTVWVEPGGPWEPPSTGEYVIKPAISAGSLDTGRYDLSDPGVRDLARRHVDRLGAAGRLTMVQPYLSAVDTVGETALLFLAGPDGLSFSHAICKGAMLTGPDLDTPELFRPEKITPRTPGAAERAVADRVLAALPGGTDRLLYARVDLIPGPDGAPVLVEVELTEPSLFLGHDPGAADRLADAILTRLT
- a CDS encoding COX15/CtaA family protein translates to MNRFGRPTVSLPLLRRLALASVVANVGIVVTGGAVRLTGSGLGCPTWPRCTDESYTTTPALGINGAIEFGNRTLTGVVGLIALAGLIAALLYRPRRRSLVLLAGAVLLGIAAQAVIGGITVRMHLNPGVVGVHFIVSMLLLLSTYAFWRRVGEEDGPARLTVPRPARTLAWLTTAVSGAVIVVGVLVTGSGPHAGDAAAARNGLDSQAISQFHADVVFLLVGLTVGLLLALRAAGARPIAVRAAAVLLAVELGQGLIGVVQYLTNLPALLVGAHMLGACLVWLATLSVLWATRERLPAVPAVAVDHTVASATPAPALSR